Proteins from a single region of Deltaproteobacteria bacterium GWA2_45_12:
- a CDS encoding kinase, which translates to MPDISSLNVFLYDEPVGVLTFLPGEQTIFSFSQAYIDNPSRPVLSLSFKDSFGELITDVKPSRIQLPPFFSNLLPEGHLRDYLARRADVNAKREFFLLWVLGHDLPGALKVEPADGKTWPPSVQGQAQVSHKDALRFSLAGVQMKFSAVAGAKGGLTIPAEGVGGSWIVKLPSMRFADVPENEYSMMTLAKSIGMDIPEIRLVDLNKIKGLPTNMGQVKGQALAVRRFDRTDKGPVHMEDFAQVFGVYPDEKYKKGSYKNIAEVLWQETGPEGITEFIRRLVFNTFIGNADMHLKNFSLIYPDRRNAKLSSGYDFVSTISYLNDENMALKLVKSKRMAELSLDQVSYLAAKVGLPEKLVLDTAKETVQRFRQVWQKESKHLPLTAHSIRVIEKNFQTVKLAKEVK; encoded by the coding sequence ATGCCTGATATCAGTTCGCTAAACGTATTCTTATATGATGAACCTGTGGGAGTGCTCACTTTTTTGCCTGGAGAACAAACAATTTTTAGTTTCAGCCAAGCTTATATCGATAATCCCTCACGACCCGTATTGAGCCTTTCCTTTAAAGATAGCTTTGGTGAATTGATCACCGATGTGAAACCTTCACGCATACAGCTTCCACCTTTTTTTTCCAATCTGCTTCCCGAAGGTCATTTGCGGGATTATCTGGCCCGTCGTGCCGACGTAAATGCGAAACGCGAATTTTTTCTGCTTTGGGTATTGGGCCACGACTTGCCTGGTGCCCTGAAAGTAGAACCCGCTGACGGAAAAACCTGGCCACCTTCGGTTCAAGGCCAGGCACAAGTTTCACACAAGGATGCACTGCGTTTCTCATTGGCTGGTGTGCAAATGAAATTCTCGGCAGTGGCAGGAGCCAAAGGCGGGCTCACCATCCCGGCAGAAGGCGTGGGCGGCTCGTGGATTGTCAAACTACCCTCCATGCGCTTTGCCGATGTCCCCGAAAATGAATATTCCATGATGACACTGGCAAAAAGCATCGGCATGGATATTCCCGAAATACGACTTGTTGATTTGAACAAGATCAAGGGGCTTCCCACGAACATGGGCCAAGTAAAGGGCCAAGCCTTGGCCGTGCGTCGGTTTGACCGAACCGACAAGGGCCCAGTACATATGGAAGACTTTGCCCAAGTATTTGGAGTGTATCCTGACGAAAAATACAAAAAGGGAAGCTACAAAAATATTGCCGAAGTGCTTTGGCAAGAGACGGGCCCGGAAGGAATTACCGAATTCATTCGTCGATTGGTCTTCAATACTTTCATCGGCAATGCAGACATGCACTTGAAAAATTTTTCATTGATCTACCCCGACCGGAGAAACGCCAAACTTTCCTCGGGTTATGATTTTGTTTCCACAATTTCTTATCTCAACGATGAAAATATGGCGCTAAAACTCGTTAAATCCAAACGCATGGCGGAACTTTCTTTGGACCAAGTTTCTTATCTGGCTGCAAAGGTTGGTCTGCCGGAAAAACTGGTACTAGATACTGCCAAAGAAACTGTCCAACGTTTTCGCCAGGTATGGCAAAAAGAATCCAAACACCTCCCTTTAACCGCCCATTCAATTCGAGTGATTGAAAAAAATTTCCAGACAGTGAAACTGGCAAAGGAAGTAAAATGA